From Thermoflexus hugenholtzii JAD2:
GCTATTATGGTGAGGGCATTCTCTTCCCACACTATAATTCCCTCCGAACACGGCATGCACAGGAGGATGCCCATGCGCGTGGAAGTTCGGATCGGGGCCATCCAGGAGGTGGAGGCGGATGCGATCGTGGTGAACTTGTTTGAGGGCGTGACGGCGCCGGGCGGGGCCACGGCGGCCGTGGATCGCGCCCTGGAGGGTCGGATCTCACGGGTGCTCGCCGCTGGGGACTTCCGGGGCCGCCTGGGGGAGACCCTGGTCCTCTACCCCGACGGGCGCATCCCCGCGCCCCGGGTGATCCTGGTCGGGCTGGGCCCGGAGGCTTCCTTCAACACCGAAAAAATCCGCCACGCGGCCGCCGCCGCGGCCCAGCGCGCCCGGGACCTGCGGGTGCGGACCCTGGCGACGGTGGTCCACGGAGCGGGCCGGGGCGGGCTCTCCCCGGAGGAAGCCGCCCAGGCCACCGTGGAGGGGGCCCTGCTGGGCCTTTACACTTACCAGCGGAAGAAGGAGAACACCGGAGGATCCGGGCCGGAGACCCTTCTGCTGGTGGAGTTCGACGCCGCCAAGGAGGCGGCCATCGCCGCGGGCGCCCGCCGCGCCGAGACCCTCGCCCGCTATGTGAACCGGGTGCGGGACTGGGTGAACGAGCCGGGCTCGGATCTGACGCCCCGCCGGCTGGCCGAGGAGGTCCGCGGGCTGGCCGCCGAGGTCGGCGGCGTGCGGGTCCAGGTCCTGGATGAGCACCAGATCACCGCCCTGGGGATGGGCGCCCTCACGGCGGTGGCCCGCGGCAGCGAGGAGCCCCCCCGCTTCATCATCCTGGAATACGCCCCGGAGGGCCGCCTGGAGCGGCCGGTGGTCCTGGTCGGGAAGGGGATCACCTTCGACAGCGGCGGGCTCAACCTCAAGAGCGAGGAAGGCATGCTCACGATGAAGGGGGATATGGCCGGCGCGGCGGCGGTGCTCGGGGCGACCTTGGCCGCCGCCGCGCTGGGGCTGCCGGTCCCGGTGGTGGCCCTCGCCCCCGCCTGCGAGAACATGCCCTCCGGCAAATCCTACAAGCCCGGGGATATCCTGCGGGCCCTCAACGGCAAAACCATCGAGATCGTGAACACCGATGCCGAGGGACGGCTGATCCTGGCGGATGCCCTCTCTTACGCCGCCCGCTACGCGCCCCGCGCGGTGATCGACGTAGCCACCCTGACCGGGGCAGCCATCATCGCCCTGGGCCAGGATGTGGCCGCCGCCCTGTTCTCGGACCACGAGGAGCTGGCCGCGGCGTTGCTGCGGGCCGCCGAGGCCACCGGCGAGCGGCTCTGGCGCATGCCCCTGTGGGAGGATTACCTGGAGCGGATCAAAAGCGATGTGGCCGACGTCAAGAACAGCGGGGGCCGCTACGGTGGGCTGGGGACCTCCGCCATGTTCCTCAAGCAGTTCGCTCCGGAGGGCGTCCCCTGGGCCCATCTGGACATCGCCCCGATGGATATGGCGGAGAAGGCCCGGGGTTACATACCCAAGGGAGGGACCGGATTCGGGGTGCGGCTGCTGGTGCGCTACCTGGAGGATCCCCGGCCATAAGGCCCGCCGAGGAGCAGCCCTTTCCTTGAGGGAAAATCAAGGGCCGGAGGGCGCTCGGGGGCCCCTCCGGCCCTGGTTGCCTGAGCCCGCGCCTATCCGCGGGCGGCCCCCACCGGCTCCGGCACATAGACCGGGACGCACCAGCCCCGATACTTCGGCACCTTCCCCCGCACCACATCGAAGTAGAGATCATGGAGGCGCCGGGTGATCGGCCCGATCTCTCCGTTGCCCACCGGCCGCCGGTCCACCGAGACCACCGGGACGAGCTGGACGCCGGTGCCGCACAGGAACATCTCGTCGGCGTAATACAGCTCGGTGCGGTCGATGTGGCGCTCCACCGTCGGGATCCCCAGCTCGTTGTGGGCCAGCTCGATGAGGGTGCGCCGGGTGATGCCCTCGAGGATCTCGTCGGTCACCGGCGGGGTGATCAGGACGCCGTTTCGGATGATGAAGAGGTTCTCGGCGCTCCCCTCGGCCACATGGCCGTCCTCGGTCAGCACGATGGCCTCGTCGAAGCCGTTGAGCATGGCCTCGCTCTTGGCCAGGGCGGAGTTCACGTAGGCCCCGGTGATCTTGGAGCGGGCGGGGATGGCGTTGTCGTTGATCCGCCGCCAGGAGGAGACCATCACGTGGGCCGCCTCCCGCTCGATGTAGTGGCCGAAGGGGGTGGTCCAGATGGTCAGCTCCTCCTTGAGGTTGTGCAGGCGGACCCCGATGACCTCGTCCGCCTTGTAGGCGATGGGGCGGATGTAGACGTCCTCCCGGTAGCCTTCTTTCTGCAGGAGCTCGACGGTGATGCGGGTGAGGTCGTCGGGGGTGTAGGGGAAGCTCATCAGGAGCATGCGGGCGGAGGCGAGGAGTCGCTCGTAGTGCTCACGGGGCCGGAAGATGAAGAGCTGCTGCTCTTCCTCGTTCCAGTAGGCCCGTATCCCTTCGAAGACGCCGGTGCCGTAGTTGAAGGCGTGGGTGCGCACGCTGATCACCGCCTCCTCGATGGGCACGATGCGCCCTTTGAAGAAGGCATAGCGGCCGCTCATGGCCTTCCCCCTCTGGAAAGGTGGTGAACATCCAGCGGGCCCGGAGGTCCGCACCGATGCGGAGCGCGGGCCGAGGCCCCGCTTTCATTATAGCGCGGCCGGGACCCCGCCGGCCCTGGCCAGAACCGGATGGGGCATCCGTTCGCCGGTGCGGTAGAATGATCCATGCGAGGGAAGTGGGATGCAGAAACCCGGAAGCCCCTGATGGGTGTTCCGAGCGGAAGCGTTCCCGCATTTTGCGAGAGAGGATGGGATGCGATGGCTCTTCGACCCGGGGATTTGAGCTGGCTGCTGGAGCGACGACGGATGCGGCGGGCCCGCCGCCACCAGGGGGCCGCCCGATGGATCCGCCTGGCCCTGGCGCTGGGGATCTTCGGCCTCACCGGGATGGGATTGTTCGCCGCGGCTGGCGTGGCCGGGGCCGCCGCCCTTTACGTCAGCCTGATCCGCCAGGCCGATCCCGCTCGCATCGAGGCCAGCGCCAGAGCCTTCGAGACCACCAAGATCTACGACCGCACCGGCCGCGTCCTCCTCTATGAGGTGATCGATCCCACCTGGGGCGATCGCACCTGGGTGCCCCTGGAGCAGATTCCCCTCGCCCTGCGCCAGGCCACCATCGCCATCGAGGATCGCTCCTTCTACGAGAACCCGGGGATCAACCCTCGCGGCCTGTTGCGGGCCTTCTGGATCAACCTGCGCACCGGCGGCGAGGTCGTCCAGGGCGGCTCCTCCATCACCCAGCAGCTGGTGAAGAACACCCTCATCGATCCCCAGGAGCGCTACCAGCGCTCCTACACCCGCAAGATCAAGGAGATCCTGCTGGCCCTGGAGCTCTCCCGCCGCTACTCGAAGGATCAGATCCTGGAAATGTATCTGAACACGAACTTCTACGGGAACCTGGCTTACGGGGTGGAGGCCGCCTCCCAGATCTACTTCGGCAAGCATGTGTGGGAGCTGAACCTGGCGGAGTCCGCCATGCTGGCCGCCATCCCCCAGTTCCCCAGCCTGAACCCCATCGACGCCCCCCAGGAGGCCAAGCGCCGTCAGGAGATCGTGCTGGACGCGATGGTGCGGGAGGGCTACATCTCCCCCGAGGCGGCCGCGGCCGCCAAGGCCCAGCCCCTCCAGATCCGGCGTCAGCCCGCCGCGCGTTTCGACATCAAAGCCCCCCACTTCTCCCTTTACGTCCGCCGCTGGCTGGAGGAGCGCTTCGGACCCGAACTGGTCCACCGTGGTGGGCTCCGGGTCTACACCACCCTGGACTGGGACCTCCAGCAATACGCCGAGCAGGCCGTCCGCCGCCACGTCGAGAAGCTGAAGGCGGAAAAGCGCAACGTGACCAACGGGGCCCTGGTGGCCATCCGGCCGAGGACCGGTGAGATCCTGGCCATGGTGGGAAGCGTGGATTACTGGGACGAGTCCATCGATGGCCGCTTCAACGTGGCCGTGGATGGACTGCGGCAGCCGGGCTCCGCCTTCAAGCCTTTCACCTACGCCACCCTGCTCAGCCAGGGCGTGCCGGCTTCCCACTTGTTCTGGGATGTCCCTAAGACCTTCGATCAGGGGCCGGGGATGCCGCCTTACGCCCCGGAGAACTACGACCGCAAGTTCCATGGCCCCCAGCGGATGCGATTGGCCCTGGCCCGCAGCTACAACATCCCGGCCGTGGAGGCCCTGCAGATGGCCGGGATCGCCAACGTCATCCGCCTCGCCCACCGCATGGGGCTCACCACCCTGGATAAAGGCCTGGATTACTACGGCCTGGCCCTCACCCTGGGCGGCGGCGAGGTGCGCCTGATCGACATGGTCTACGCCTTCAGCGTCTTCGCCAACAACGGCTTCATGGCCGGCGCCCCCGTCCCCGAAGACCGCCGCCGGCCCGGCTACCGGGAGCTGGACCCGGTCCCTGTGCTCCGGGTGGAAACCCCGGATGGGAAGGTCCTCTGGGAATACCGCCAGCCGGAGGTCCAGGCCATCCTGGACCCGCGGGTGGCCTACCTGATCACCAGCATCCTCTCGGACAAGGCCGCCCGCTGGGAGGCCTTCGGGCGCGGCAACGTCTTGGAGCTCTCCCGGCCCGCGGCGGTGAAGACGGGGACCACCAACGACTGGCGGGACAACTGGACCATCGGCTACACCCCGCAGCTGGCGGTGGGCGTGTGGGTGGGGAACACCGACAACAGCCCGATGCGGAACGTCTCCGGGATCGCTGGGGCGGCCCCCATCTGGCATGACGTGATGGAATACGCCCACCGGGACCTCCCGGAGGAGCCCTTCCAGCGGCCTCCCGGCCTGATCGAGCAGACCATCTGCGCCGTCTCCGGCAAGCTCCCCGGCCCCTACTGCCCGACGGTGAAGGAGCTGTTCATCCCGGGGACGGAACCTCAAGAGATCTGCGACCTGCACCAGGCCTTCCGCATCAACCGGGAGACCGGCAAGCTGGCCACCGCCAGCACGCCCCCGGACAAGGTGGAGGAGAAAGTCTTCCTGGTGGTCCCGCCGGAGGCCCTGGGCTGGGCCCGGGAGGCCGGCATCCCCCAGCCGCCCACGGAATACGACACCCAGTTCGCTCAGCCGGCCGGCGACGTCGCCATCCTCAACCCCGCCCCCTACGCCTACGTCCGCGGGATCGTCCCCATCATCGGCAACGCCCGGGGGGATGTGGCCTTCTACCGGCTGGCCATGGGGGCCGGCCTGAACCCCACCGCCTGGATCCCGATTGGCCCGGAGCACGGCAACCCCGTGGACAACGGGCTCCTGGAGAGCTGGGACACCTCCGGCTTCGCCGACGGCCTCTACACCCTGCAGCTCACCGTGGTCCGCCACGACGGGAGCGTGCACACCGCCGTGGTCCCGGTGACCGTGGACCGCACCCCCCCTGCGGTGCGGGTGGTGTATCCGCGGGAGGGGGAGACGTATAAGCTTTCGGAGGAATGGATCAGCGTGGTCACCGAGGTCTCAGACAACTACGCCATGGACCGGGTGGAGTTCTACGCGGACGGGCAGCCTTTCGCCGTGCGCGACGCGCCGCCCTTCAACGCGAAGTGGTATTTCAACCGGGTGGAGCGGGAGCGCCTGCTGGGCTGCCACGAGTTCTGGGTGAAGGCCTACGACAAGGCCGGCAACGAGACCGAGAGCCACCACGTCCGCGCCTGCGTCACCCGCTGAGCGTCAGCCCGGAGGCCGCAGGCCACCCACCTTGTCGATCCGCAAGCTCCCCGCTATACTTCAAGCACCAA
This genomic window contains:
- a CDS encoding leucyl aminopeptidase, translating into MRVEVRIGAIQEVEADAIVVNLFEGVTAPGGATAAVDRALEGRISRVLAAGDFRGRLGETLVLYPDGRIPAPRVILVGLGPEASFNTEKIRHAAAAAAQRARDLRVRTLATVVHGAGRGGLSPEEAAQATVEGALLGLYTYQRKKENTGGSGPETLLLVEFDAAKEAAIAAGARRAETLARYVNRVRDWVNEPGSDLTPRRLAEEVRGLAAEVGGVRVQVLDEHQITALGMGALTAVARGSEEPPRFIILEYAPEGRLERPVVLVGKGITFDSGGLNLKSEEGMLTMKGDMAGAAAVLGATLAAAALGLPVPVVALAPACENMPSGKSYKPGDILRALNGKTIEIVNTDAEGRLILADALSYAARYAPRAVIDVATLTGAAIIALGQDVAAALFSDHEELAAALLRAAEATGERLWRMPLWEDYLERIKSDVADVKNSGGRYGGLGTSAMFLKQFAPEGVPWAHLDIAPMDMAEKARGYIPKGGTGFGVRLLVRYLEDPRP
- a CDS encoding branched-chain amino acid transaminase; the encoded protein is MSGRYAFFKGRIVPIEEAVISVRTHAFNYGTGVFEGIRAYWNEEEQQLFIFRPREHYERLLASARMLLMSFPYTPDDLTRITVELLQKEGYREDVYIRPIAYKADEVIGVRLHNLKEELTIWTTPFGHYIEREAAHVMVSSWRRINDNAIPARSKITGAYVNSALAKSEAMLNGFDEAIVLTEDGHVAEGSAENLFIIRNGVLITPPVTDEILEGITRRTLIELAHNELGIPTVERHIDRTELYYADEMFLCGTGVQLVPVVSVDRRPVGNGEIGPITRRLHDLYFDVVRGKVPKYRGWCVPVYVPEPVGAARG
- a CDS encoding penicillin-binding protein, producing MALRPGDLSWLLERRRMRRARRHQGAARWIRLALALGIFGLTGMGLFAAAGVAGAAALYVSLIRQADPARIEASARAFETTKIYDRTGRVLLYEVIDPTWGDRTWVPLEQIPLALRQATIAIEDRSFYENPGINPRGLLRAFWINLRTGGEVVQGGSSITQQLVKNTLIDPQERYQRSYTRKIKEILLALELSRRYSKDQILEMYLNTNFYGNLAYGVEAASQIYFGKHVWELNLAESAMLAAIPQFPSLNPIDAPQEAKRRQEIVLDAMVREGYISPEAAAAAKAQPLQIRRQPAARFDIKAPHFSLYVRRWLEERFGPELVHRGGLRVYTTLDWDLQQYAEQAVRRHVEKLKAEKRNVTNGALVAIRPRTGEILAMVGSVDYWDESIDGRFNVAVDGLRQPGSAFKPFTYATLLSQGVPASHLFWDVPKTFDQGPGMPPYAPENYDRKFHGPQRMRLALARSYNIPAVEALQMAGIANVIRLAHRMGLTTLDKGLDYYGLALTLGGGEVRLIDMVYAFSVFANNGFMAGAPVPEDRRRPGYRELDPVPVLRVETPDGKVLWEYRQPEVQAILDPRVAYLITSILSDKAARWEAFGRGNVLELSRPAAVKTGTTNDWRDNWTIGYTPQLAVGVWVGNTDNSPMRNVSGIAGAAPIWHDVMEYAHRDLPEEPFQRPPGLIEQTICAVSGKLPGPYCPTVKELFIPGTEPQEICDLHQAFRINRETGKLATASTPPDKVEEKVFLVVPPEALGWAREAGIPQPPTEYDTQFAQPAGDVAILNPAPYAYVRGIVPIIGNARGDVAFYRLAMGAGLNPTAWIPIGPEHGNPVDNGLLESWDTSGFADGLYTLQLTVVRHDGSVHTAVVPVTVDRTPPAVRVVYPREGETYKLSEEWISVVTEVSDNYAMDRVEFYADGQPFAVRDAPPFNAKWYFNRVERERLLGCHEFWVKAYDKAGNETESHHVRACVTR